The following are from one region of the Arcobacter defluvii genome:
- a CDS encoding MBL fold metallo-hydrolase has product MFKNILFSLLLSIYAFAFDYNLKPIKVSSDIWCFFGKLEAPTKENGGFMSNSCYIKTNKSYVLIDSGASYDFANQAYKAMEKIEKLPVNTVITTHSHDDHWLGNNFYKEKFNAKIYGPALINKEFNTNSEIRGVKVLSEENKKNTKFVAIDEIINETKTLNIDGKEIIVIPTGVKAHTSDDLFVYLPNDKVLFSGDIVMNGRVTSNRDGSVIGSLKALEMINSKKWDVLVPGHGVDTSKTAADETIKYFTLLKQRVLEAIENEVTGNDITKIVTMDEYKNKALYDELNSKNVFDAFRELEFYEEN; this is encoded by the coding sequence ATGTTTAAAAATATTCTATTTTCACTTTTACTATCAATATATGCTTTTGCATTTGATTATAATTTAAAACCTATAAAAGTATCTTCTGATATTTGGTGTTTTTTTGGAAAACTTGAAGCACCAACAAAAGAAAATGGTGGATTTATGTCAAATAGTTGTTATATTAAAACAAATAAAAGTTATGTTTTAATCGATTCAGGAGCTAGTTATGATTTTGCAAATCAAGCTTATAAAGCTATGGAAAAAATAGAAAAACTACCAGTTAATACAGTAATTACAACACATAGTCATGATGACCATTGGTTAGGAAATAATTTTTACAAAGAAAAATTTAATGCAAAAATTTATGGTCCAGCTCTTATAAATAAAGAATTTAATACAAATTCAGAAATAAGAGGAGTAAAAGTCCTTTCAGAAGAGAATAAAAAAAATACAAAATTTGTAGCTATTGATGAAATCATAAATGAAACTAAAACTTTAAATATAGATGGTAAAGAAATAATAGTTATTCCAACTGGAGTAAAAGCTCATACATCAGATGATTTATTTGTTTATTTGCCAAATGATAAAGTTTTATTTTCAGGTGATATTGTGATGAATGGAAGAGTTACATCAAATAGAGATGGTTCTGTTATTGGTTCATTAAAAGCTCTTGAGATGATAAATTCAAAAAAATGGGATGTTTTAGTGCCTGGTCATGGAGTTGATACTTCAAAAACAGCAGCAGATGAAACAATAAAATATTTTACTTTATTAAAACAAAGAGTTCTTGAAGCTATTGAAAATGAAGTTACAGGAAATGATATAACAAAAATTGTAACAATGGATGAATACAAAAACAAAGCTTTATACGATGAATTAAATAGTAAAAATGTTTTTGATGCATTTAGAGAATTAGAATTTTACGAGGAGAATTAA
- a CDS encoding DsrE family protein translates to MIKKILLVLLLSIFSFAQSNFSDPQPTFENPRKVVYSLYVGDLETVNHTIGSMYNILKEYPAESLKIVVVAYGKGLRVLKKDYDPNTLNRVKSLMEYDVEFVACRNTMETMKWTEKDFIDGISYTQAGIVEVIEKQQAGYIGITAY, encoded by the coding sequence ATGATTAAAAAAATTTTATTAGTTTTATTATTGTCAATATTTAGTTTTGCACAATCAAATTTCAGTGACCCTCAACCAACTTTTGAAAATCCAAGAAAAGTTGTTTATTCATTATATGTTGGTGACTTAGAAACGGTAAATCATACTATAGGATCTATGTATAATATTTTAAAAGAGTATCCAGCTGAGAGTTTAAAAATCGTTGTTGTTGCTTATGGAAAAGGTTTGAGAGTTTTAAAAAAAGATTATGATCCAAATACATTAAATAGAGTAAAATCTTTGATGGAATATGACGTAGAATTTGTAGCTTGTAGAAATACTATGGAAACAATGAAATGGACAGAAAAAGATTTTATTGATGGAATTTCATATACTCAAGCAGGAATTGTAGAAGTGATTGAAAAACAACAAGCAGGATATATTGGAATAACTGCTTATTAA
- a CDS encoding MOSC domain-containing protein → MKELGKVLATFSATKESSGLPRPKVKELNLIKDFGIENDKFAGKKLDQTVMIVGLKSYEIALEEGINLEFGSLGENILLNFDPHDLEVGTRLIIGEAIIEITQICTVCNHLSVFDKNLPQLLKAHRGLYCKIIKSGFVSKDMEAKIKDKND, encoded by the coding sequence ATGAAAGAGTTAGGAAAAGTACTAGCAACTTTTAGTGCAACAAAAGAGTCAAGTGGATTACCAAGACCAAAAGTAAAAGAGTTAAATCTTATAAAAGATTTTGGAATAGAAAATGATAAATTTGCTGGAAAGAAGCTTGATCAAACAGTTATGATAGTTGGATTAAAATCTTATGAAATTGCACTTGAAGAAGGTATAAATTTAGAGTTTGGAAGTTTAGGTGAAAATATTTTATTGAATTTTGACCCACATGATTTAGAAGTGGGAACACGTTTGATAATTGGTGAAGCTATAATAGAAATTACACAAATTTGTACCGTTTGTAATCATTTAAGTGTTTTTGATAAAAATTTGCCACAATTATTAAAAGCGCATAGGGGACTTTATTGTAAGATAATAAAAAGTGGTTTCGTATCAAAAGATATGGAAGCAAAAATAAAGGATAAAAATGATTAA
- a CDS encoding rhodanese-like domain-containing protein: MIKIILGSFVLASSIFAVDLQSSGVEVTYKNSNDEDKTITIKREKPEECKDVKFDPKTVYGGKGQAAENINANCKRSFVTYFGKISPIKYSDKVETYGEVEVLDFIEKAKTNKNMMLVDSRTENWFYHETIPTAVNVPYIYLKQSQYPDEFEEYLGILGVKKVDGKYDFSNAKEILMFCNGAWCGQSPESMKALTAIGYPEEKLKWYRGGMQSWLSFGLTTVKP, from the coding sequence ATGATTAAAATAATTTTAGGAAGTTTTGTTTTAGCATCATCAATTTTTGCAGTTGATTTACAATCAAGTGGTGTTGAAGTTACTTATAAAAATTCAAATGATGAAGATAAAACAATTACTATAAAAAGAGAAAAACCTGAAGAGTGCAAAGATGTAAAATTTGATCCAAAAACTGTTTATGGTGGAAAAGGTCAAGCAGCAGAAAATATAAATGCTAATTGTAAAAGATCATTTGTAACATATTTTGGAAAAATTTCACCTATAAAATATTCTGACAAAGTAGAAACTTATGGTGAAGTTGAAGTTTTAGACTTTATTGAAAAAGCAAAAACAAATAAAAATATGATGCTTGTTGACTCAAGAACTGAAAATTGGTTTTATCATGAAACAATCCCAACAGCAGTAAATGTTCCATATATTTATTTAAAACAATCTCAATATCCTGATGAATTTGAAGAATATTTAGGAATATTAGGAGTAAAAAAAGTAGATGGAAAATATGATTTTTCAAATGCTAAAGAAATCTTAATGTTTTGTAATGGAGCTTGGTGTGGACAATCACCTGAATCTATGAAAGCATTGACAGCTATTGGTTATCCTGAAGAAAAACTAAAATGGTACAGAGGTGGAATGCAATCTTGGTTAAGCTTTGGGCTTACTACTGTAAAACCTTAA
- a CDS encoding DJ-1/PfpI family protein — MSKKILILAGDFVEDYELMVPFQCLKMLGYSVDVVCPNKKANEQIKTAIHDFEGDQTYTEKPGHNFTLNASFDEVDESTYDALLIPGGRAPEYIRLNPRVIEIVQNFNKANKPIASVCHGILVLAAAGIIANKTCSCYPACAPDVGLSGGKWADIGFESAIVDGNLVTAAAWPAHPEWLAKFNELLTK; from the coding sequence ATGTCAAAAAAAATTTTAATATTAGCTGGTGATTTTGTAGAAGATTATGAACTTATGGTTCCTTTTCAATGTCTAAAAATGTTAGGTTATAGTGTTGATGTTGTTTGTCCTAATAAAAAAGCAAATGAGCAAATAAAAACTGCAATTCATGATTTTGAGGGTGACCAAACTTATACAGAAAAACCAGGTCATAACTTCACTTTAAATGCTTCATTTGATGAAGTTGATGAATCAACTTATGATGCACTACTTATTCCTGGTGGTAGAGCTCCTGAATATATTAGATTAAATCCTAGAGTTATTGAAATTGTTCAAAATTTCAACAAAGCTAATAAACCAATTGCATCTGTTTGCCATGGTATTTTAGTTTTAGCAGCTGCTGGAATTATCGCAAATAAAACTTGTTCTTGTTATCCAGCTTGTGCACCTGATGTTGGTTTAAGTGGTGGTAAATGGGCAGATATTGGATTTGAAAGTGCAATAGTTGATGGAAACTTAGTTACAGCTGCTGCTTGGCCTGCACATCCTGAATGGTTAGCAAAATTTAATGAGTTATTAACAAAATAA
- the soxB gene encoding thiosulfohydrolase SoxB → MSKLSRREFVYMMAVLGAAPVFANSHTRMVETTKKLEDYYKLKPFGNARLLHMTDSHAQLLPVYFREPSVNLGFFSNFGKPPHIVGEKLLDYYGIKGNKRLEYAYSCVNFEEHAKVMGRTGGFSQIKTVVDFLRDSFGKEKTLLLDGGDTWQGTATALWTRGKDMVGAMNLLGVDVAVGHWEFTYKAEEVLENVKALNAEFLAQNIFVKEDSLMNGVEAYDEDSGLAFKPYTIKQLGKARVAIIGQAFPYTTIANPQRFIPDWTFGIKDDNMQEIVNKIKEEEKPDAIIVLSHNGFDTDKKMAEVVSGIDFIMGGHTHDGVPEAVPVKNATGTTYVCNAGSNGKFLNVLDLDIQNGKIKDFKFTLLPIFSDLITEDKDMKKYIEDVRLPYLKELTREIATTEQTLFRRGNFNGSWDQIICDALLEVKEAQISLSPGFRWGTSVMPGQAITFDDLMTQTAMTYPETYARDIKGTDIKAILEDVADNLFNEDPFYQQGGDMVRTGGISYKINPKAKMGERISDIVLTKTGEKLDASKAYKVAGWSTVGAQSEGEPVWETVETYLKNVKHISNIKVDTPDIIGVKGNPGII, encoded by the coding sequence ATGAGTAAATTAAGTAGAAGAGAATTTGTTTATATGATGGCTGTACTTGGTGCTGCCCCTGTATTTGCAAATTCACATACAAGAATGGTAGAGACAACAAAAAAGTTAGAAGATTATTATAAATTAAAACCGTTTGGTAATGCAAGATTATTACATATGACAGATTCTCATGCACAATTACTTCCAGTATATTTTAGAGAACCAAGTGTTAATTTAGGTTTCTTTAGTAATTTTGGAAAACCACCTCATATTGTTGGTGAAAAATTACTTGATTATTATGGAATAAAAGGTAATAAAAGATTAGAGTATGCATACTCATGTGTAAATTTTGAAGAACACGCAAAAGTTATGGGAAGAACAGGTGGTTTTTCTCAAATTAAAACAGTTGTAGATTTTTTAAGAGATAGTTTTGGTAAAGAAAAAACTCTTTTATTAGATGGTGGAGATACTTGGCAAGGAACAGCAACAGCACTTTGGACAAGAGGGAAAGACATGGTTGGTGCTATGAATTTACTTGGTGTTGATGTTGCTGTTGGACACTGGGAATTTACATATAAAGCTGAAGAAGTTTTAGAAAATGTAAAAGCATTAAATGCAGAGTTCTTAGCTCAAAATATTTTTGTTAAAGAAGATTCTTTAATGAATGGTGTTGAAGCTTATGATGAAGATAGTGGATTAGCATTTAAACCTTATACAATCAAACAATTAGGAAAAGCAAGAGTTGCTATTATTGGTCAAGCTTTCCCATATACAACTATTGCAAATCCACAAAGATTTATCCCTGATTGGACTTTTGGTATTAAAGATGACAATATGCAAGAAATTGTAAACAAAATTAAAGAAGAAGAAAAACCTGATGCAATTATCGTATTATCTCACAACGGATTTGATACTGATAAAAAAATGGCAGAAGTTGTAAGTGGAATAGATTTTATTATGGGTGGACATACTCATGATGGTGTTCCTGAAGCAGTTCCTGTTAAAAATGCAACTGGTACAACTTATGTTTGTAATGCAGGATCAAATGGTAAATTCTTAAATGTTTTAGATTTAGATATTCAAAATGGAAAAATTAAAGATTTTAAATTTACTTTATTACCAATCTTCTCTGATTTAATAACTGAAGATAAAGATATGAAAAAATACATCGAAGATGTAAGACTTCCATACTTAAAAGAACTTACAAGAGAAATAGCAACAACTGAGCAAACTTTGTTTAGAAGAGGAAACTTCAATGGTTCTTGGGATCAAATTATTTGTGATGCACTTTTAGAAGTAAAAGAAGCACAAATTTCATTATCACCTGGATTTAGATGGGGAACTTCAGTTATGCCAGGTCAAGCAATCACATTTGATGATTTAATGACACAAACAGCTATGACATATCCAGAAACTTATGCAAGAGATATAAAAGGAACAGATATTAAAGCTATTTTAGAAGATGTTGCAGATAACTTATTTAATGAAGATCCATTCTATCAACAAGGTGGAGATATGGTAAGAACTGGTGGAATTTCTTATAAAATAAATCCAAAAGCAAAAATGGGTGAAAGAATTTCTGACATTGTTCTTACAAAAACTGGTGAAAAACTTGATGCTTCAAAAGCATATAAAGTTGCTGGTTGGTCAACTGTTGGAGCTCAAAGTGAGGGTGAACCTGTTTGGGAAACAGTTGAAACTTACTTAAAAAATGTAAAACATATTAGTAATATCAAAGTTGATACGCCTGATATTATTGGAGTTAAAGGTAATCCTGGAATTATCTAA
- a CDS encoding HD-GYP domain-containing protein encodes MDKKKQMAFNLNNFLLSMSAVLDYKEFDLEGTALNHFKRVTYIALNLGAKFNLEPKMMADLCSLSLIYNLEKKELEKIPFLNTKEFLEDSLIKEIIEFSSKLDKMFNLGNNQIENRFKAIEFAKENKENFSKDLIDNFLFVSSQISFWLDLQYENEILMYIYSSLHDFTTVLDFEEILNLTTIFHKLENKNSIIIQRASKIADEFNFEHKDKQIFLIATSLQNIGKMLIPSSILNKKEKLSFEEFEIIKSYPYHTKRILGSIMGFNDILSLSIKVQERLDGSGYIYSLDGKDLSLKDRLLACLVIYNSLREDRVYRNSYNHLGAIELMKKESKFEKIDESLVEIFERIFE; translated from the coding sequence ATGGATAAGAAAAAACAAATGGCATTTAACCTAAATAATTTCCTTTTATCAATGAGTGCAGTTTTAGATTATAAAGAGTTTGATTTAGAGGGAACAGCATTAAATCATTTTAAAAGAGTTACATATATAGCTTTAAATTTAGGTGCAAAATTTAATCTTGAACCTAAAATGATGGCAGATTTATGTTCTTTATCATTGATTTATAATTTAGAAAAAAAAGAGTTAGAAAAAATTCCTTTTTTAAATACAAAAGAGTTTTTAGAAGATAGTTTGATAAAAGAAATTATTGAATTTTCTTCAAAATTAGACAAGATGTTTAATTTGGGAAATAATCAAATAGAAAATAGATTTAAAGCAATAGAATTTGCAAAAGAGAATAAAGAAAATTTTTCAAAAGATTTAATAGATAATTTTTTATTTGTTTCATCGCAAATATCTTTTTGGTTGGATTTACAATATGAAAATGAGATTTTGATGTATATTTATTCATCTTTACATGACTTTACTACTGTTTTAGATTTTGAAGAAATTTTAAATCTGACAACAATTTTTCATAAGCTAGAGAATAAAAATTCGATAATCATACAAAGAGCTTCAAAAATAGCTGATGAATTTAATTTTGAACATAAAGATAAACAAATATTTTTAATAGCAACATCTTTACAAAATATAGGAAAGATGTTGATACCAAGTTCTATCTTAAATAAAAAAGAGAAATTGTCTTTTGAAGAGTTTGAAATAATAAAATCATATCCATATCACACAAAAAGAATATTAGGTTCAATTATGGGATTTAATGATATTTTATCTTTGTCTATAAAAGTACAAGAAAGATTAGATGGAAGTGGATATATTTATAGTTTGGATGGTAAAGATTTAAGTCTAAAAGATAGGTTATTAGCCTGTTTAGTAATATATAATTCATTGAGAGAAGATAGAGTTTACAGAAATTCATATAATCATTTAGGTGCTATAGAATTGATGAAAAAAGAATCAAAATTTGAAAAAATAGATGAAAGTTTAGTTGAAATATTTGAAAGAATTTTTGAATAA
- a CDS encoding alpha/beta fold hydrolase has translation MFKKALILSSLLLVSNLSLNAAKITEDECSKKGENFIFAGNECIQYKKFSGEEEGALNIIVHGTWKDGTDTLARYAPFAEDLAMRTDITTIAVALPGYSGSSTNKFTSLSHDGVENLAAKKEYVEFLGSLVEALKEKYQANKLTYIGHSAGCMMGATLTGVKPDLINNIVCAGGVYNVHEKSKEKGLISIVDVLDNVSKNTKFVLVYGTADDISKPEVTKDFYKLAKEKGFDVKLVEAVDAPHIDLDMTTESKDAIEEIVAD, from the coding sequence ATGTTTAAAAAAGCTTTAATATTATCAAGTTTACTTTTGGTTTCAAATTTGTCTTTGAATGCAGCAAAAATCACAGAAGATGAATGTTCTAAAAAAGGTGAAAATTTTATATTTGCAGGAAATGAATGTATCCAATATAAAAAATTTTCAGGTGAAGAAGAAGGTGCTTTAAATATCATAGTTCATGGAACTTGGAAAGATGGAACTGATACCCTTGCTCGTTATGCTCCTTTTGCAGAAGATTTAGCAATGAGAACAGATATAACAACAATTGCAGTTGCACTTCCGGGATATTCAGGAAGTTCTACAAATAAATTTACTTCATTATCTCATGATGGTGTAGAAAATTTAGCTGCTAAAAAAGAGTATGTTGAATTTTTAGGTTCATTAGTTGAAGCTTTAAAAGAAAAATATCAAGCAAATAAACTTACATATATAGGTCATAGTGCTGGTTGTATGATGGGTGCAACTTTAACTGGAGTAAAACCTGATTTAATAAACAATATTGTTTGTGCTGGTGGAGTTTATAATGTACATGAAAAAAGTAAAGAAAAAGGTTTGATTTCAATTGTTGATGTTTTAGATAATGTATCTAAAAATACTAAGTTTGTACTTGTTTATGGAACAGCAGATGATATTTCAAAACCAGAAGTTACAAAAGATTTCTATAAATTAGCAAAAGAAAAAGGTTTTGATGTAAAACTTGTGGAAGCAGTAGATGCACCACATATCGATTTAGATATGACAACTGAATCAAAAGATGCAATAGAAGAAATTGTTGCAGACTAA
- a CDS encoding thioredoxin family protein encodes MIKILFYTFFLVISLFADFKEGESIFKNKCATCHKDFISLNTLKENFFEKNNKLLNLKAPTVNMIAYAIMESPKKIGDSTDVEMQELEIESYLKSYLENPDRFNSICDDHILSFYETKQSMKGQLSEEDYKNLTIYFMKYNDNVKDTEVKKFASTIDEKNILEKAKKENKKIMVYATSKSCFFCKRMDRDVLSLNEIKKEIDKNYIFVKNDMDESSLPFGLQKEYKKITPSFFVLSKEGIFEKQYPGAWVKNDFLEILKENIK; translated from the coding sequence TTGATAAAAATTTTATTTTATACATTTTTTTTAGTGATAAGTTTATTTGCTGATTTTAAAGAAGGTGAAAGCATTTTTAAAAATAAATGTGCAACCTGCCATAAAGATTTTATCTCTTTAAATACTTTAAAAGAGAACTTTTTTGAAAAAAATAATAAATTATTAAATCTAAAAGCGCCAACAGTAAATATGATAGCATATGCAATCATGGAAAGTCCTAAAAAAATAGGAGATTCAACTGATGTTGAAATGCAAGAGTTAGAAATTGAGAGTTATTTAAAATCATATTTAGAAAATCCTGATAGATTTAATTCTATTTGTGATGATCATATTTTATCTTTTTATGAAACTAAACAAAGTATGAAAGGTCAATTATCAGAGGAAGATTATAAAAATTTAACAATTTATTTTATGAAATATAATGATAATGTAAAAGATACAGAAGTAAAAAAATTTGCTTCAACTATTGATGAAAAAAATATTTTAGAAAAAGCAAAAAAAGAGAATAAAAAAATAATGGTTTATGCTACATCAAAATCTTGTTTTTTTTGTAAAAGAATGGATAGAGATGTTTTGAGTTTAAATGAAATAAAAAAAGAGATAGATAAAAATTATATTTTTGTAAAAAATGATATGGATGAATCATCTTTACCTTTTGGTTTACAAAAAGAGTATAAAAAAATAACTCCTAGTTTTTTTGTTCTTTCAAAAGAAGGAATTTTTGAAAAACAATATCCTGGGGCTTGGGTAAAAAATGATTTTTTAGAAATTTTAAAAGAGAATATAAAATAA
- a CDS encoding IclR family transcriptional regulator — translation MPNQLKSLSKGLNVYRFIIDYGKPILAVTLCEKLNIDKSTMSRILKTLKEEDFISYLENSNEIIANDLSNKTNQSTKIELLIKATKFLLEEISTKTNECAYLGIFDDYKISYINQIDLSNQKLKTRNNIGIKTNLHTSALGKSILAFGNYDLEKIKFNQYTTNTITDIKTLNNELSMIKNKGFAIDNKEYQDGMSCVAVPLFNKENILIGAVGISGNSSRLKDNKLNEIGELISDIVSKYSIVY, via the coding sequence ATGCCAAATCAATTAAAATCTTTATCGAAGGGTTTAAATGTTTATAGGTTTATCATAGATTATGGTAAACCTATTTTAGCTGTTACTTTATGTGAAAAATTAAATATTGACAAAAGTACTATGTCTAGAATCTTAAAAACCCTAAAAGAAGAAGATTTTATCTCATATTTGGAAAATTCAAATGAAATCATTGCAAATGATTTATCTAATAAAACAAATCAATCTACAAAAATTGAACTACTTATAAAAGCAACTAAATTTTTACTTGAAGAAATCTCTACAAAAACAAATGAATGTGCATATTTAGGTATTTTTGATGATTATAAAATCTCTTATATAAATCAAATTGATTTATCAAATCAAAAATTAAAAACTAGAAATAACATAGGTATTAAAACAAATCTACATACAAGTGCTTTAGGAAAATCTATTTTAGCTTTTGGTAATTATGATTTAGAAAAAATTAAATTTAATCAATATACAACAAACACTATTACAGATATAAAAACACTAAACAATGAATTAAGTATGATAAAAAACAAAGGTTTTGCTATTGATAATAAAGAGTACCAAGATGGAATGTCTTGTGTTGCTGTTCCACTTTTTAATAAAGAAAATATTTTAATAGGTGCAGTTGGAATATCAGGAAATTCATCTAGATTAAAAGATAATAAACTAAATGAAATTGGAGAACTTATCTCAGATATTGTCTCAAAATATTCAATAGTTTATTAA